Proteins encoded by one window of Salvia splendens isolate huo1 chromosome 7, SspV2, whole genome shotgun sequence:
- the LOC121810618 gene encoding uncharacterized protein LOC121810618 — MDTNQKDFSKTFERTKKKTTGSSVSLHSGSNLAAAEKRSKMREDRLQQSAARTTEISTINQQDVLRTTTSAEIRSKKKNDMQKPETSKRGRSQCIDKPEMPARKKQAKAKSDKAITCKIRRPKLVIKIGVKVLVDAIEKMNSKQKLLWKRWVSDSLCI; from the exons ATGGATACAAATCAAAAGGATTTTTCGAAAA CTTTCGAacgaacaaagaaaaaaacaacCGGAAGTTCCGTTTCACTTCACTCAGGCTCGAACC TTGCTGCAGCCGAAAAAAGGTCTAAGATGCGTGAAGATAGACTGCAACAAAGTGCTGCACGTACAACTGAAATAAGCACAATAAATCAACAGGATGTTCTTCGAACAACAACTTCTGCCGAAATAaggtcaaaaaagaaaaatgatatgCAGAAACCAGAGA CCTCAAAGCGTGGGAGGTCACAATGCATCGACAAACCAGAAATGCCTGCCAGAAAGAAACAGGCTAAAGCAAAGAGTGACAAAGCTATTACTTGTAAAATCAGAAGACCTAAATTGGTCATTAAGATAGGGGTGAAAGTTTTGGTTGATGCCATTGAGAAAATGAACTCCAAACAAAAGCTGCTCTGGAAGAGATGGGTTTCGGACAGCTTGTGCATTTGA